ctggtaattgaattcagggggacccccatgctttttttttatatgaatgacttttctttgaattgccgggagccgacaattcattatagccgcgagtgattttaaatgattttttttccttcagaaattacactttgtgcagagacagttctaagcacgggaaacatgtgctgcttcacaggcatactttacacccccccccctaaaggaatatttcacttttattgtttcactttaaccacttgcttactgggcacataaacccccttcgttcccaggcgaaatctcagcgtccggcactgcgtcgctttaactgacaattgcgcggtcgtgcgacgtggctcccaaacaaaattggcgtccttttttccccacaaatagagctttcttttggtggtatttgatcacctctgcggtttttattttttgcgctataaacaaaaaaagagcaacaatttaaaaaaaatatatattttttttacttgttgctataataaatatcccaatttttttttaaaaaactattttttttctcagttaaggccgatacgtatttttcgacgtatttttgtaaaaaaaaaaaaaaatcacaataagcgactggtttgcgcaaaagttatagcgcctacaaaatggggaacagaattatgattttttttattatttttttttttactagtaatggcggcgatctgcgatttttattgggactgggatattgcggcggacgtatcggacacttttgacacaaatttggcgccattcacatttatacggcgatcagtgctataaaaatgcactaattactgtataaatgtgactggcagtgaaggggttaacactagggggtgaggaaggggttaaatgtgtagcctgggtgtgttataactgtgtggggggaggggggtgactgggggaggggaccgatgctgtgtctctatgtacaagagacacagatcggtctcctctcctctgacagcacgtggagctctgtgtttacacacagagctccacgtccctgctgtcacctgccgtgtcaccgacgatcgcgtgtacccggcggacatcgcggccgccaggtacacgcatcgggtcttcggcgatgcgtcgggacagtttttacccgccgcgcgccacccagtggcgcgcgcgggtaatgcacataaaggcctttttaaacggccacttggcacttgagagccgcgctgcggacgtatttcgtctatagcgcggatctcaagtggttaagcattattaaaatcacttctcccaaaaaaatgtccgtttttaaaaaaaatgttgcacttTATTTATTAGCAGCCACCAAAACCCAAGGATGCAAAAGTATAAGGTGGAGATTGTTATATATTATCTTTCCTTATGTTGTTGCATGTTTAATTACCCTTTGCTCTTATTTGATTAATAAGCCTGACAGAGTAAACCTttctttataaaaatattttaaagcaaCACGATCGAGTATGCAAGCAGTAAATCTGAGTGTAACAAAATGCAGGTGGCCTTGGAaaaactgtaatgccctgtacacacaatcggttcgtctgatgaaaacgaaccgatggattttttcatcagatatccgatgaagctgactttcatcagtcttgcctacacaccatcagttaaaaatctgatcgtggtgaggtaaaacacaatgacgttcagagaaaaatgaagttcaatgcttctgagcatgcgtcgacttgattctgagcatgcatggatttttgaccaatggatttccccaaagacgatcatttttttctataggttttttaaccataagaaaaatttatgtttaaatgtttttattgagatttttccataagaaaaatttaaaacgggttctattttttttcaccaatgggaaaaaaactgatggggcccacacacgattggtttgtccgatgtaaacggtccatctgtcagttttcatcagacaaaccgatcgtgtgtacagggcattagcttTGAAATAACCCAGGATATGTACATATGTGAGTTGTGATGCAACTGAGTCGATGTTTAGTCTCATTTAGAACAGCTGTGGCTTTTGACTTTATCTGTGGTTGTTCATGTAGAACCTAAATACAGAGAAATCTTAAGGGACACCAATGGCTGTATTtataagaatgaaaaaaaatcacataacatTTCACCTTGTGAAAGTGCATGTACATTTGTTCTACGCGAAAAAAggaggaaacatttaaaaaataatgttagGCTATGTCCTGCTCTGATCAACAGTTTTTTCATTGATTTTAAACACAAACCTATCAACATTTACACTTAAATCAATCAAAAACATTCCACtagcacaacaaaaaaaactaatagcACTTCCTTTTCTGCCCCATTCACTCTGAAGAAATGTACATGCACTTTTACCAACTGAAAtgctatatgatttttttttttttttaaagttcaccTCTATGTGTTATAGTCATATTactgaaacgttttttttttaaaataagataATGTGTAAGACTTTTTATCTGTTAATAAATTATGCATAATGTaccttatatatatttaatggaaAAAGAGCTTACCCAGTTTTTGCAAAGTTTGCCCAGTATCTCATTATGTTTCTGCTCAGAATTTCTTCCTCCTTTGTATAATTAAGTCTTCTGTACATTGGGATTCCAAATACAAATTCAATCTCATATCCGTGCATTACTCCCATCCAACTTGGCCAAGCCATCTTGGAAGATCTGTGACTGAAGAAGTACAAATAAGCTTTGTTTCCAAGCTCAGAATTTCTGTTTGTGAATTCCAGAAGTGGACATATAAAATTGTAATCTCCCACAATATCATCCATGGCATCCCGATTGTGAATGGGATTCTTTTCATCTTCCCAGTTTGTATAATGAAAAAGGATAGAGTCTATTGCAAGTTCAGTGGCTTTCGGAAAAGCCAGTTTTACACTGTCATGGAATTGAGTCCGATTTATAAAACTTTCATGATCTTTGCTAAATCCAGGTAGTAGATACACTAAGAAATATGATCCCTCATCTTTATTAACACCAGTTAATATCTGTGTGTTCTTTTTAAGCTGTCCAAGTTGTAACAAATGTGTAGGTAAATCATTAAGAAAATCTCCATCAACTGTTGGAGGAAAATTTATTTCTATTAATGATCCCTGTGTAAGAACAGAAAATGAATTTTCAATTATTTCTTGAGGAGTCTTACTCCGAAGGCAAGCAATTATTTCAGTTTCATTTCTGAAGGAACAGCTTAATAGGTTTGAAAATGTAAGCGCTCGAGTGCGGGCTTCTGTACTACCGACAACACCCCAAGGGGCATTAGCAGTCCCGCTTTGCATGATAGCTCTTGTGAAATAAGGATGGCTTTTAGGAGAAAGCAGGTGATAACTGACTGACCCGGCTCCAGCACTTTCTCCAAAAAGTGTTATGCTTTTGGGGTTCCCACCAAATGCTGCAATATTCTCGTAGACCCACTTCAGAGCCAATCTTTGATCAAACAAACCAACATTCCCTGGAGCCTCAGAATTACCGGGGAAAGCCATAAATCCTAATGCACCCACTCTGTAGTTAAATGACACAACAATGACGCGTTCATTGCGTGCCAGAAACTTCCCATCATAAATATCTAAAGAGGATGTTCCTGTTTCAAATCCACCACCATATATCCATACCATGACACTGGCATTTCTTGGCTTTGGGCTGGGTATCCATATATTAAGGTAAAGACAGTCTTCACTCAGTTCAGTGTTAGGATTCCACATTTCAGCACCAGAAAAACCAGGGAATGCTTGGTCAACATACTGATAACAAGAATTTCCATAGTTTGTGGCATTCCATACTGTAGTCCAAGATTTGATGGGTTCTGGTCTTTTAAATCTTAGAGCTCCTACTGGGGGTTCTGCATAAGGTATTCCGAGAAATGCTGTGATTGTCTTAGAAAACACTGGTATCTGATACCCTCTTACTTTGCCATCTTTGGTCAGAACAACGTCATCATCTTCACATTGGACATTTGTGCAAAACAGA
The sequence above is drawn from the Rana temporaria chromosome 4, aRanTem1.1, whole genome shotgun sequence genome and encodes:
- the BCHE gene encoding cholinesterase, with amino-acid sequence MWYNLSHEKKISAICLTVIYLFCTNVQCEDDDVVLTKDGKVRGYQIPVFSKTITAFLGIPYAEPPVGALRFKRPEPIKSWTTVWNATNYGNSCYQYVDQAFPGFSGAEMWNPNTELSEDCLYLNIWIPSPKPRNASVMVWIYGGGFETGTSSLDIYDGKFLARNERVIVVSFNYRVGALGFMAFPGNSEAPGNVGLFDQRLALKWVYENIAAFGGNPKSITLFGESAGAGSVSYHLLSPKSHPYFTRAIMQSGTANAPWGVVGSTEARTRALTFSNLLSCSFRNETEIIACLRSKTPQEIIENSFSVLTQGSLIEINFPPTVDGDFLNDLPTHLLQLGQLKKNTQILTGVNKDEGSYFLVYLLPGFSKDHESFINRTQFHDSVKLAFPKATELAIDSILFHYTNWEDEKNPIHNRDAMDDIVGDYNFICPLLEFTNRNSELGNKAYLYFFSHRSSKMAWPSWMGVMHGYEIEFVFGIPMYRRLNYTKEEEILSRNIMRYWANFAKTGNPNGAQSQENRWPAFTLDEQHYLMLDTEDSKTDRKMRAKQCRFWNKFYPKILQITGNIDEVEQQWKAEFHRWNNYMMDWKNQFNDYSSKKESCTGL